A region of Candidatus Dormiibacterota bacterium DNA encodes the following proteins:
- a CDS encoding alkaline phosphatase family protein has product MTTWRTMFIPSRSTAYGAVLLALTLMASTVLGQQAKRSESDAFRSRRAAPADAATRATRQRFLEMFARTYFPGRTGQLLIVPREGDLITRPDAEVTYMHGSPWPYDVSIPLMFAGPAVKTGVYSMPCVQQDVAPTLAAALGVTMPPTATGRVLPVLRPGFARPRVVFLLVLDGMRPDYFDRYADVMPTLSALRRRAAWFTQARVNFLPTNTGVGHSTISTGTEPRVHGITGNSIYDRVHRRRQELFGGMVPQALMALTLADVWQLATSGRAIVLAQGSIDRAATPLAGHGACQPNGSPVVLVCYDEKTGFWRTNPDCFRLPDYLKDRNASALWSTESEWLHHRIDSPAAVRRSALFPTFEADAMTDMIEREPLGEDGVPDLILLNYKGADFVGHQHGPDSNELRLTLGEMDRNLARIIGALVAKVGEDYLLAVTADHGMPSAPPERRHFAPAMVDLLHQKFDPQERQLVTAYEPENAQMFVDEDRLSHLGLTLGDLARFLEAQPFIFAVFTQDDVQSAAAAAKPVTPAR; this is encoded by the coding sequence CGTGGCGGACCATGTTCATCCCCTCACGATCGACAGCCTACGGCGCTGTTCTTCTCGCTTTGACCCTGATGGCTTCGACGGTTTTGGGCCAGCAAGCCAAGCGGTCTGAGAGTGATGCGTTTCGAAGCCGGCGTGCGGCGCCGGCCGATGCCGCCACACGTGCGACGCGACAGCGCTTCCTGGAGATGTTCGCTCGCACGTACTTTCCCGGACGGACCGGCCAGCTCCTGATCGTGCCGCGTGAGGGCGACCTCATCACGCGCCCCGATGCAGAGGTGACGTACATGCACGGTTCCCCGTGGCCGTACGACGTCTCGATTCCGCTGATGTTCGCGGGCCCCGCGGTGAAAACGGGCGTGTACTCGATGCCGTGCGTCCAACAGGACGTTGCGCCGACGCTCGCTGCCGCGCTGGGCGTGACGATGCCCCCGACCGCGACAGGCCGTGTATTGCCGGTCTTGCGCCCCGGCTTCGCACGACCGCGCGTCGTCTTCCTCCTCGTTCTGGATGGCATGCGGCCCGACTACTTCGATCGGTACGCCGATGTGATGCCGACGCTTTCCGCCTTACGCCGGCGCGCCGCGTGGTTCACCCAGGCGCGTGTCAACTTCCTGCCCACGAACACCGGCGTCGGACACTCGACCATTTCCACGGGCACAGAACCCAGGGTGCACGGCATCACGGGCAACAGCATCTACGACCGCGTCCACCGGCGGCGCCAGGAGCTGTTCGGCGGAATGGTGCCGCAGGCGCTGATGGCATTGACGCTCGCGGATGTCTGGCAGCTCGCCACGTCGGGCCGCGCGATCGTGTTGGCCCAGGGCAGCATCGACCGCGCCGCGACACCGCTCGCCGGCCATGGCGCGTGTCAGCCGAACGGCTCGCCGGTCGTGCTCGTCTGCTATGACGAGAAGACCGGCTTCTGGCGCACGAACCCCGACTGCTTCCGGCTGCCTGACTACCTGAAGGATCGTAACGCGAGCGCACTCTGGTCGACGGAGAGCGAGTGGCTGCATCACCGGATCGATTCGCCCGCAGCGGTGCGTCGTTCCGCGCTGTTTCCCACGTTCGAAGCCGACGCGATGACCGACATGATCGAGCGCGAGCCGCTGGGAGAAGACGGCGTCCCGGACCTCATCCTCTTGAACTACAAGGGTGCGGATTTCGTGGGGCATCAACACGGCCCCGATTCGAACGAGCTGCGCCTCACCCTCGGCGAAATGGACCGCAATCTGGCGCGCATCATCGGCGCGCTCGTGGCCAAGGTTGGAGAGGATTACCTTCTGGCGGTAACCGCAGACCATGGCATGCCCTCCGCACCGCCGGAGCGCCGGCACTTTGCGCCCGCGATGGTAGACCTGCTGCACCAGAAGTTTGATCCTCAGGAAAGGCAGCTCGTCACGGCCTATGAGCCGGAAAACGCGCAGATGTTCGTGGATGAGGACCGGTTGTCCCATCTCGGCCTGACCCTTGGCGACCTGGCTCGTTTCCTCGAGGCGCAGCCGTTCATCTTCGCGGTCTTCACCCAGGACGACGTGCAGAGCGCGGCCGCGGCGGCGAAGCCGGTGACGCCGGCGCGCTAG
- a CDS encoding epoxide hydrolase, which produces MPPFQMDAQSADRTALRPFRVDVPEAELTELRRRIQATKFPDRETVPDATQGVQLATVEKLARYWGTEYDWRKCEARLNALPQFITEIDGLDIHFIHARSKHDNALPVIVTHGWPGSVVEQLKIVDPLTNPRAHGGSASDAFHVVIPSMPGYGYSGKPTTAGWGPARIARAWVVLMKRLGYTKFVAQGGDWGAVITDLMGLQAPPELLGIHTNMPGIFPADIDGAAFSGAPAPSGLSADEKLAYDRLQFVYQKGIAYGFQMGLRPQTLCGIADSPVGLAAYFLDHDARSYDLISRVFQGQAEGLTRDDILDNITITWLTNTALSGARLYWEYWGKGYFNAKGVSIPVAVSVFPDELYPAPRSWTEKAYPSLIHYNKLPKGGHFAAWEQPELFVNELRAGFRSLR; this is translated from the coding sequence ATGCCTCCGTTCCAGATGGACGCGCAGTCCGCTGACAGGACGGCCCTGCGTCCGTTCCGGGTGGATGTCCCGGAAGCGGAACTGACCGAATTGCGCAGGCGCATCCAGGCGACCAAGTTCCCCGACCGGGAGACTGTCCCTGACGCCACGCAGGGCGTGCAGCTCGCGACCGTTGAGAAGCTCGCGCGCTACTGGGGGACCGAGTACGACTGGCGCAAGTGCGAGGCGAGACTGAACGCCCTTCCGCAGTTCATCACCGAGATCGACGGGCTGGACATCCACTTCATCCACGCCCGTTCGAAGCATGACAATGCGCTGCCGGTCATCGTCACGCACGGATGGCCCGGATCGGTCGTCGAACAGCTGAAGATTGTCGATCCCCTCACCAATCCTAGGGCGCACGGCGGGAGCGCCTCGGACGCCTTCCATGTGGTGATCCCATCGATGCCGGGATACGGGTACTCGGGCAAGCCGACCACGGCCGGCTGGGGCCCGGCCCGCATCGCGCGTGCCTGGGTGGTGCTGATGAAGCGCCTGGGCTACACGAAATTCGTCGCCCAAGGCGGCGATTGGGGCGCGGTCATCACCGATCTGATGGGCCTGCAGGCGCCTCCGGAGTTGCTCGGCATTCACACCAACATGCCCGGCATCTTTCCGGCCGACATTGACGGGGCGGCCTTTTCCGGCGCGCCGGCGCCATCGGGTCTTTCAGCTGACGAGAAACTCGCTTACGACCGTCTGCAGTTCGTTTATCAAAAGGGAATCGCCTACGGGTTCCAGATGGGTCTGCGACCGCAAACACTGTGCGGAATCGCGGACTCACCCGTCGGCCTGGCGGCTTATTTCCTTGATCACGACGCACGCAGCTACGATCTGATCTCACGCGTCTTTCAAGGACAAGCCGAGGGCCTCACCCGCGACGACATCCTCGACAACATCACGATCACCTGGTTGACGAACACGGCGCTCTCTGGCGCCCGTCTCTATTGGGAGTACTGGGGCAAAGGGTATTTCAATGCCAAAGGCGTCTCCATCCCGGTTGCCGTGAGCGTCTTCCCTGACGAACTCTATCCAGCCCCGCGGAGCTGGACGGAGAAGGCCTATCCGAGCCTCATCCACTACAACAAGCTCCCCAAGGGCGGGCACTTCGCGGCCTGGGAACAGCCGGAGCTCTTCGTGAACGAACTACGCGCTGGGTTCCGGTCGCTTCGCTAG
- a CDS encoding response regulator gives MSDATSIVFVVDDDISVRESLELLIGSEGWRSETFASAHEFLARSRPVIPSCLVLDVSLPGLNGLELQKRIAVERTDMPIIFITGYGDVPMTVQAMKAGAVEFLTKPFGDEMLLGAIRNALERSRAALDREAEIQMLRDYYTLLTPRERQVMVLVVSGLLNKQVGGELGISEITVKAHRGQVMRKMKANSLPDLVTMSARLGLRSPSKV, from the coding sequence ATGTCGGATGCCACTTCGATCGTCTTCGTCGTTGACGACGACATCTCGGTGCGCGAATCGCTGGAGCTGCTGATCGGCTCCGAGGGCTGGCGGTCCGAGACGTTCGCATCGGCGCACGAATTTCTGGCCCGCTCCCGACCCGTGATCCCGAGCTGCCTCGTACTCGACGTCTCTCTTCCCGGCCTCAACGGCCTCGAGCTGCAGAAGCGCATCGCGGTGGAGCGCACGGACATGCCGATCATCTTCATCACCGGCTACGGTGACGTGCCGATGACGGTGCAGGCGATGAAGGCGGGCGCCGTCGAGTTCCTGACCAAACCCTTCGGCGACGAGATGCTGTTGGGCGCCATACGAAACGCGCTCGAACGGAGCCGTGCCGCGTTGGATCGCGAGGCAGAGATCCAGATGCTGCGTGACTACTACACGCTCCTGACACCCCGCGAACGCCAGGTGATGGTACTGGTCGTTTCCGGGCTGTTGAACAAGCAGGTCGGCGGAGAACTCGGCATCAGCGAGATCACGGTGAAGGCCCACCGGGGTCAGGTCATGCGCAAGATGAAGGCCAATTCTCTTCCCGACCTGGTGACGATGTCCGCGAGACTCGGTCTGCGGTCTCCTTCGAAGGTCTGA
- a CDS encoding response regulator: MPRERPMVNSRSLVSVVDDDESVRESLPDLLREFGFATRAFSSAEEFLASDCVGHTRCLILDIAMPGMTGPELQLELRRRRKEIPIVFITALRDGAVRPRMLESGAVECLFKPFSDTALLEALDAALRTS, translated from the coding sequence ATGCCACGTGAACGACCCATGGTGAACAGTCGCTCGCTCGTGTCGGTCGTCGACGACGACGAGTCGGTGCGCGAATCGCTCCCCGACCTGCTCAGGGAGTTCGGTTTCGCCACCCGCGCGTTTTCGTCGGCCGAAGAGTTCCTCGCCTCGGATTGCGTGGGCCACACGAGGTGCCTGATCCTCGACATCGCGATGCCGGGTATGACGGGACCCGAGCTCCAACTGGAATTGAGGCGGCGCCGGAAGGAGATTCCGATCGTGTTCATCACGGCTCTCAGAGATGGGGCCGTCCGCCCCCGGATGCTCGAATCGGGCGCCGTGGAGTGCCTGTTCAAGCCGTTCAGCGACACCGCGTTGCTCGAGGCGCTCGATGCCGCTCTTCGGACGAGCTGA